The genomic stretch ACCAAATGAGCCTTGATGGATTTCCATTATAACCTGGTTTGTTTTGTGTTTGTCTACGTATCTAAGCAAAACCGAATCATAATTTCTCTTATATAGTACCCCTCCACTCAAAAAAAACTTGACTGAGAGCTTTATGAGATACTTTTTATCTGTGATGGATGCATTTTTTTTGGATATTCTTGATTCTCCAAGTTCCTTATGATGTCATAAAATCAGGGATGGCCATCAGACTCGTCTTTGGATGCCAAGTAGTAGGCTGGTTCGTCCAAGTAGTCAATGCGGATAGATGGTGCTTCATTTTTCCACttgaccttaaacatggatgaCAAAGTAGCTAAGGCATCGACCAACTGATTCTCCTCTTGAGGGATGTGATGGAATGTGATTCCGTCGAAGTATGGGATTAACTTTAGGACATGCTCCTTGTATGGGATAAATTTATGATCTCGAGCTTCCCAATCTCCTTTCACTTGGCTGATgaccaaggctgaatctccatagacttCGAGGATCTTGATACTTAGATCAATAGCTATTTCAATGTCGGAGATATAAGCTTCATACTCTTCCATATTATTGGTGCAACCAAAGCACAACCTCGCAGTGGATTGTAGGTGAAAACCAGTTATAGATGTGATAACTTCCCCAATTCCATTGCCTTGGGCGTTTGAAGCGCCATCAAACATAAGTGTCCATCGTGAGCCAGGTTTTGGTCCTTCCTCGGGACCGAGAATATTGCAATCCCTTATCAATATAATATCCTCGTCGAGGAATTCAAAGTGCATTGACTGATAGTCTTCCAAGGGTTGATGGGtaagatagtctgacaagacacttcctttgacAACTTTTTGGGTgacatattggatgtcatactcagtTAAGGCCATATGCTAACGGCTGACTCTACCGGTCAgagcaggcttttcaaatatgtacttgataGGGTCCATCTTGGAGATTGGGAATGTTGTGTGTGTAAGCATGTATTGCCTCAAGCGTTTAGTAGCCCAAGCAAGTGCATATCAGGTATTTTCAAGCATTGAATACATActctcacaatcggtgaacttcttacttaagtagtagATTGCATGctctttcttcccagtctcatcgTGTTGACTGAGAAAACATCCCATAGATCCTTCGAGGAATGTCTGATACATGATTAGAGGTCAGCCTGGCACAAGAGGCATCAAGATTGGAGGTTCTTGCAGGTACTCCTTGATCTTCTCAAAAGCATTTTGGCAATTGTCATTCCACACGACTGCCTGATCTTTGTGGAGCAGCTTGAAGATTGGATCACAGGTGGCCGTGAGGTGAGATATAAATTtggcaatgtaattcaatctccctaaaaacccacaTACCTCTTTCTCAATTTTCGGCGTTGGCATATCTTGTATGGCCTTGACCTTTTCAGGATCAACCTTAATGCCTCGTTGGATGACAATGAATCCTAGTAGTTTGCCGGATCTTACCCCAAAGGTGCACTTGTTGGGGTTTTGCCTCAATCTGAACTTTCTTAGGCGTGCAAACAACTTCTCCAGATTGACTAGATGCTCTTCTTCGGTTTaggatttggcaatcatatcatcaacgtagacttcgatctctttatgaatcatgtcatgaaagagcGTCACCATTGGACGTTGGTATGTTGCGCCCGtattctttagaccgaaaggcataACCTTATAGAAAAAAGTTCCCTACGGGGTGATGAAGGTTGTTTTCTCCATGTCGTTCGGAGTCATTCTAATTTGGTTGTAGCAggagaagccatccatgaaagaaaataTAGACAAATGAGTTGTATTGTCCACTAGCACATCAATGTGAGGCAGTGGGAAGTCATCCTTTGGGCTAGATCTATTCAAATATCTGTAATCCACGCGCATACACACCTTTCCATACTTCTTGGATGCTGGCATAATGTTCGCTAGCCATTGAGGGTAGTTTGCCACTGCTAGAAAGCTTGCATAAAATTGCTTTTGAACCTATTCcttgattttcatcgccatgcCAGACCGAGTTCTCCTCGGTTTTTGCTTAACTAGAGGGAAATCTTCCTTGAGGGGTAACCTATGCTCTACAATATCAGTGTCGAGTCCAGACATATCTTGGTACgaccatgcaaacacatccaTATACTCTCACAAGAGCTTGATCAGTTTTTCCTTCACGTCATCTCCTAGGGCGGCGCCTATCCTGACCTCTTTTGGATCCTCCTATGTTCCAAGGTATATGAACCATATGTAAGAATGGTTCTTGTATTATAAATAATGTCCAATATGTTGAATGATTGAAACATATCTTACTAAGCATTAATTAGCTATGTGACAATAGTTATGAAGTCAATTTCAATCAAAACAAATGCATAGTTCAAAATCCATAATTAACAAAGTTCTCTTCTCTAAGTTAAGACAAAAAAAGTACACAATATACTTAGATGATCTTTCTTTTAAATTCATGCTTCTTAACCATAGAAAAGAAAAATGATTATGGCATAAAAGGTTTGATCATGTAAGTATGAAAAATATTTCAACCTTCTCTAAACTTGATCTAATCAGAGGACTTCGAAAAATAAACTTGGATAAATATTCTATTTGCGGCGCTTACATCAAAGGAAAACAAGTTAAAAACAGTTTTCATTCAAAAAATATCATCTCAACATATAAAACCCTAGAAATTCTTCACACTGACCTATTTGGTCATGTTAAAACATCCAGTCTAAGCGGAAAAATATAAGGTTTTGTTATAGTTAATGATTTTCTAGATATACATGAATattatttttaaaacaaaagGATGGCTCTTTTGAAGCATTCTAAACCTTTCGTAAAAGAGTTCAAAATGAAAAAAGTTCAAACATCATAGTTGTAAGAAGCGACCATTGAGGTAAATTTGAAAACATCTCTTTCACTTATTTTGGATGAAAACAATTTATCTCATAATTTCTCATGTCCTAGAACACCAgaacaaaatggtgtggtagaacGGAAAAATAGGACCCTTCCGAAAATGGCCATAACTATTTTAAGTGAatcaaaatttgaaaaataattttGGATTGAAGTAATTAACACCTCTTGCTATGTTTTGAACCGTGTGTTTATTAGATTTTTTCTAAATAAAACCCCATTTAAGCTATGGAAAAATAGAACATCAAAGATATCATATTTTAATATGTTTTGGTTGTTATTGCTATATTCTTAAAAATAAAGAAAACTTAGGAAAATTTGACTCTAAGTCCGAAAAAGGAATAACCTTGGATACTCCTCCACTTCAAAGGGATATAGAATACAAAATCTAAAAAATTAATGTGAATAAGAAAGTATGCATGTGGTGTTTGATGAGTTGAATGAATTAGCACTAGAGAGGTCCCTCGAGGATGAAATAGAAGAATAAGATGTCATATCTATAGGACAAGCCAATATCATAAGTATTACTCATTAGGATACAGAAAAGCCAGAACAATTAACTACAACTCCTCCAAAAAGATGGAAGAACGTGACATATCATCCTCATGATCAAATCATAGGAGACACATCTGATCATGTAAGGACAAGACAGTTCTTCAAAGGAAAAATAACCAAAATGGAAATGATTTCACAAATATAACCAAAGAATATTAATGATACAATAAAAGATATGTCCTGGATAGAACCTATAACTGTTGATCTGTCAAAATTCAAAAAGAACCAAGTCTGGAATCTAGTACCTTGTCCTCAAGACAAAACAATCAATTGAATAAATGGGTATTCATAAACAAACTTTATGAAAATGAAAGAGTCATTAGGAACAAAATCATACTAGTTGCACAAGGGTAAAATCAACAAGAAGTTATAGATGATGAAACATATGCACCATTTGCAAGGTTGGAAGGTATTCAAATTCTTCTTGCCTATGCTACATATAAAGGTATAAACTCTTTCAAATGGAGGTTAAAAGTTCTTTATTAAATGGTTTTCTAAATGAGGAAGTGTGCATTCATCAACATTCGGGTTTTGAAAAAAACATCTCATCCTAACCATGTGTTTAAACTAACTATAGCATTATATGATATTAAACAAGCTTCTAGAGCTGAGTATGAAAGACTAAGTGTGTTTATAATCAAAAACAACTTTTTAAGAGGAAAAATGGATACTACATTATTCAAAAAATAATATGAAAATGATCTTCTAATTGTTCAAGTTTATATTGATGATATCATTTTCGAATCAACGAATAAAAAAATGTGTGAGGAATTTTCAAATATCGGGCAaaatgaatttgaaatgagtATGATGGGTGAACTAAGATTCTTTCATGGTTTACAAATCAAACAACTTAAGGATGGAATTTTTATATGACAAGAAAAAAACATTAAGGATTTATTTAAAAACTTTGGAATGAATGAGGAAAAAATCATGCTTACTCCCATGCATCCATCCTCAAACCTTGACAAAGATGAAAAAAtactacacacacacacacacacacacacacacacacacacacacacacacacacacacacatatatatatatatatatatatatatatatatatatatatatatatatatatatataaagattATCGATGTATGATTCATTCATTATTATATTTAACTTCCAGTAGACTTGATATTGTCTTTTCAGTAGGTTTATGCGCAAGTTTTCAAAATGACCCTAAAGAATCACATTTAGTTACTGTTACATGTATCTCTAGATATCTTATCGGCACCCACAATGTTGGAATCTAGTATAAGAAAAATCCACATCTCAATCTAATAACATATTTTGACGCTGACTATGTTGGAgaaaaaattgaaagaaaaagtaCAAGTGGAGCATTCCAATTCTTAGGTGAAGCTCACATTACTTGGTCATGTAGAAAGCAAAACACTATAGTCTTATCAACCATAATAGCTGAGTATGTCTCTAATACAAATTGGTGCTCACAAATTTGGTGGATCAAAAATCAATTAGAAGGTTACTCACAATAATACTCAAAGGTATCAATTTTATGTGATAATACTAATGCGATAAATTTGTCAAAAAAATTTATTCAACACTCAAGATATAAACAAATTGAAATAAAACATAAATTTATAAGATGTCATGTTCAAAAAGGAGACATTGATCTTGTCTTTATTGATACAAAAAATGAACTGGttgatatttttacaaaaccaCTAGTTGAGGATATATTTAATTTCATTAAAGAAAACCTATCTATTATTGAAATACCATGTTTGGTATTTCACAAAATATTTCCCCACGAGGATTCAAAAATCACCACGAGGATATCACAAGCTTCATCATGGTCAAAAGACctcttattatttatttttagtGTTATAATAAATTAAGCTATCATTATTTCATTCCATTTTTTAATTCAACTGCCATCATTTCGTTCCTCTATCTTCATCCCATCATCATTAActtttattttgaaaagtcaaatgCATTAAATACACCATAACAATCATCACATCCCATAACTCCTTTTCACTATGACTTAAACTACTCCTATCATATCATTATTCTTCCCCAAACCCCACGCGCCTCCTTCCTCTTCCTCTTCCCCATGATGCCACATCACCTATCTTCTCACCTTTTCCTGATCTCATCattcctctctctctctctctctctctctctctctatctctctctctctcttaccTCTTTGTCTCTTCACTTATTCTCTCTTCCAAAATACAATGTCTTCTTCTTCCTAAATTAGTCTAGAAATAGTTCCATTTTGTGATAATCCCATTACCACTCTTCCCCAGTCTCCTAAAACTCCAAGGTCTAAAACTTCAAAAAAATAAACCAATGGATCATCCACCAACCAAACCTATAACTCAAAATACTATAACCAAATCAACAATGTCATCAGAAACCATTCCTTTTCAATCTCGTAGATTCTCTCTATCAAAAATCCAATTTCAGAAACTGAAAACTCCATCCTAGGATCACCCAAAAATGACCCACCTAAGTCTCATTACTCAAAtaaatttacaaaaatatttccCTTTGTATAAAGTGCATTTCAAGCATTTGATACCTCTTCAGAGCATGCTGACTATATCATCCTTACCAATCCATCTATTAGAAAATCCTTCGATAATAAACGACATTAAGTCATTGTTGTAGTAGGAAAACCTATTGACCTGGAGAGTTACACTTTAAGGGGATATAATAGTAAAAGCCTCACTGGCGCCTTAGGTTGGTTAAACTTGCTTACCATTAATGAAGACTTTTATCTTATTCTAGTACGTAGCTTATATGTTGCAATTGATACCTCAACCTCTGATGAGATCCTTTTTGCTACTATCAAGGGAATAATCATCACCCTTACTCCAAAAATCATGAGCTAAATCCTCGATGTTCCTGATGAAGGCCTTCATCTATTTCATGATGATTGGTTCTTCACATACGATCTAGACCAAGAAGCGCTTGAAAATGAGATTACTAAAGATCTCAATTTTTTCTCTCCATAAAACCTTAAGTCATTGAGTCATATATTGCACAACATATTCATTCATACCATTATTCCTTGAGATGGAAGTTTCAAAAAAGTTATTGAGCAAGACCTCCTAGTTATCTTTCACCTCT from Lathyrus oleraceus cultivar Zhongwan6 chromosome 7, CAAS_Psat_ZW6_1.0, whole genome shotgun sequence encodes the following:
- the LOC127104526 gene encoding uncharacterized protein LOC127104526, with the protein product MALTEYDIQYVTQKVVKGSVLSDYLTHQPLEDYQSMHFEFLDEDIILIRDCNILGPEEGPKPGSRWTLMFDGASNAQGNGIGEVITSITGFHLQSTARLCFGCTNNMEEYEAYISDIEIAIDLSIKILEVYGDSALVISQVKGDWEARDHKFIPYKEHVLKLIPYFDGITFHHIPQEENQLVDALATLSSMFKVKWKNEAPSIRIDYLDEPAYYLASKDESDGHP